In Arachis stenosperma cultivar V10309 chromosome 1, arast.V10309.gnm1.PFL2, whole genome shotgun sequence, one DNA window encodes the following:
- the LOC130966208 gene encoding SNARE-interacting protein KEULE-like, whose amino-acid sequence MSMSDSDSSSYASDYKNFKQISRERLLHEMLRSAKTGDSKSTWKVLIMDKLTVKIMSHSCKMADITDEGVSLVEDIYKRRQPLPTMDAIYFIQPTRENIIMFLSDMSGRTPLYRKAFVFFSSSISRELVMEIKKDALVLPRIGALREMNLEYFAIDSQGFVTNNERALEELFGDEENHHKAVACLNVMAMRIATVFASLREFPTVRFRAAKTIDATTMTTFRDLIPTKLAAGVWDCITKYKKTIPNFPQTETCELLIIDRTIDQIAPVIHEWTYDAMCHDLLNMDGNKYVHEVPGKDGGLPEKKEVLLEDHDPIWLELRHAHIADASERLHEKMTNFISKNKAAQIQHGSRGSGEMSTRDIQKMVQALPQYSEQIDKLSLHVEIAGKINRIIRESRLRDIGQLEQNLVFGDAGMKDVIKFLTTNEDASRENKLRLLMILAAIYPEKFEGETGLNLVKVARLTNEDMIAINNLRMLVGQPEAKKTSTGAFALKFDIKKKRAARKDRSGEEETWQLSRFYPILEELIEKINKNELSKEDYPCLNDPNPTVHGVPYAQLHQNPPAHSMRSRRTPTWARPRGSDDGYSSDSVLKHSSSDFKKMGQRIFIFIVGGATRSELRACHKLTSKLRREVILGSTSLDDPATFITKLKLLTALDDLQI is encoded by the exons ATGTCTATGTCAGATTCCGATTCCTCATCTTATGCTTCCGATTACAAAAACTTCAAACAAATTAGCCGCGAGC GATTATTACATGAAATGCTCAGGTCTGCGAAAACTGGGGATTCAAAATCAACATGGAAG GTATTAATAATGGACAAACTTACTGTCAAGATAATGTCTCACTCTTGCAAGATGGCTGATATCACTGATGAAGGTGTTTCAT TGGTGGAAGACATATACAAACGAAGGCAGCCATTGCCCACCATGGATGCTATATACTTCATCCAGCCAACTAGAGAGAA CATCATTATGTTTTTGTCAGACATGTCTGGGAGGACACCCTTATACAGGAA GGCGTTTGTTTTCTTTAGTTCATCTATATCCAGAGAATTGGTGATGGAGATAAAGAAAGATGCGTTGGTGTTGCCTCGCATAGGTGCTTTAAGGGAG ATGAATTTGGAGTATTTTGCCATAGACAGTCAG GGTTTTGTCACCAATAATGAGAGAGCTTTAGAGGAACTGTTTGGGGACGAGGAGAATCATCATAAAGCTGTTGCATGTTTAAATGTGATGGCTATGCGGATTGCCACGGTTTTTGCTTCATTAAGA GAATTTCCTACAGTTCGCTTTCGTGCTGCCAAGACCATCGATGCAACAACGATGACTACTTTTCGTGATCTTATTCCAACAAAGCTTGCTGCTGGTGTCTGGGACTGTatcacaaaatataaaaaaactatACCTAATTTTCCTCAGACTGAGACCTGTGAATTGCTCATCATCGATAGAACTATCGATCAG ATTGCTCCTGTGATACATGAATGGACATATGATGCTATGTGCCATGATTTGCTAAATATGGATGGAAATAAATATGTCCATGAG GTTCCTGGAAAAGATGGTGGTTTACCTGAGAAGAAAGAGGTTCTTTTGGAAGATCACGATCCTATATGGCTGGAGCTTCGCCATGCTCATATTGCAGAT GCTAGTGAACGGTTGCACGAAAAGATGACCAACTTCATTTCAAAGAACAAAGCTGCACAAATCCAACATGGTTCAAG AGGAAGTGGTGAAATGTCCACAAGGGACATACAGAAGATGGTGCAAGCACTTCCACAATACAGTGAACAAATTGACAAGCTTTCCCTCCATGTAGAG ATTGCTGGAAAAATTAACAGAATCATTAGGGAGTCGAGGCTTCGGGATATTGGGCAACTGGAGCAAAATCTAGTTTTTGGAGATGCAGGGATGAAAGATGTGATCAAATTTTTGACCACAAATGAA GATGCTAGCCGTGAAAATAAGTTACGCTTGTTAATGATACTCGCAGCCATTTATCCTGAGAAATTTGAGGGAGAAACTGGTCTAAATTTGGTGAAG GTAGCAAGGTTGACAAATGAAGATATGATTGCGATAAATAATTTGAGAATGCTTGTGGGACAGCCAGAAGCCAAAAAGACTTCAACTGGTGCATTTGCTCTTAAGTTTGATATAAAG AAAAAGCGTGCAGCAAGGAAAGATCGTTCTGGTGAAGAAGAGACATGGCAGCTGTCACGTTTTTATCCCATATTAGAG gaactcattgaaaagATCAACAAAAATGAATTGTCCAAGGAGGATTATCCATGTTTAAATGACCCAAATCCAACTGTCCACGGTGTTCCTTATGCTCAATTACATCAAAATCCTCCTGCTCATTCCATGAGGTCAAGGCGCACACCAACTTGGGCTCGACCTCGAGGCTCTGATGATGGATATTCAAG TGATTCGGTTCTCAAACACTCATCCAGTGATTTCAAGAAGATGGGACAGCGGATATTTATATTCATTGTTGGTGGAGCAACCAGATCTGAG CTTCGGGCTTGCCACAAGCTTACCAGTAAGCTGAGGAGGGAAGTTATTCTAGGGTCGACAAGTCTCGATGATCCTGCAACATTTATTACG aaattaaagttGCTAACGGCATTGGATGATCTCCAGATATGA